A stretch of Shewanella dokdonensis DNA encodes these proteins:
- a CDS encoding Na(+)-translocating NADH-quinone reductase subunit A, producing MITIKKGLDLPLAGKPKQVIHDGPAIKHVATLGEEYIGLRPTMKIKVGDKVAKGQVLFEDKRNPGVKYTAFASGTVADINRGARRVLQSVVIEVEGNEAVSFAQYDPTTIDSLEPAQVRENLIESGLWTAFRTRPFSKVPAVDSSTSAIFVTAIDTQPLAADPQVIIAEHKDDFANGLKVLSRLTDKVFLCKAPGADIPAANAQVEEFAGPHPAGLPGTHIHFLMPASAKRTVWHIGYQDVIAIGQLFTTGELNSQRVIAIGGPKAKSPRLIRTLLGASTDELVVNEKADGQVRVIAGSVLYGETATGPHAYLGRYTSQLSLVEEGTEKEFFGWVMPGADKFSITRAFLSHLTPSRLFNMTTSTGGSERAMVPIGNYERVMPLDILPTMLLRDLLSGDTDSAMALGALELDEEDLALCTFVCPGKYDYGSYLRDCLDTIEREGL from the coding sequence ATGATTACAATCAAGAAAGGATTGGACTTACCTCTTGCAGGTAAACCAAAGCAAGTTATCCATGATGGCCCAGCCATTAAACACGTTGCTACATTGGGTGAAGAGTATATTGGCTTACGTCCAACGATGAAGATCAAGGTGGGCGACAAAGTAGCGAAGGGCCAAGTTCTTTTTGAGGATAAAAGGAACCCCGGCGTTAAATATACCGCTTTTGCCAGTGGCACTGTTGCAGATATCAACCGCGGCGCCCGACGAGTGTTACAGTCGGTGGTGATTGAAGTAGAAGGGAACGAAGCTGTCTCTTTTGCTCAGTATGATCCCACGACTATTGACTCGCTGGAACCTGCCCAAGTTAGGGAAAACCTGATTGAGTCCGGTTTATGGACGGCATTTCGCACTCGACCTTTCAGTAAGGTTCCTGCAGTAGATTCCTCCACCTCCGCTATTTTCGTTACGGCCATTGATACTCAGCCATTGGCGGCGGATCCTCAAGTTATTATTGCTGAACATAAAGACGATTTTGCCAATGGTTTGAAAGTGCTCTCCAGACTTACCGACAAGGTGTTTTTGTGTAAAGCGCCCGGGGCGGATATTCCTGCAGCTAATGCGCAGGTAGAAGAGTTTGCCGGTCCTCACCCCGCAGGGTTACCAGGGACTCATATTCATTTCCTAATGCCAGCCTCTGCTAAACGTACGGTTTGGCATATTGGTTATCAGGATGTCATTGCCATTGGCCAGTTATTCACTACCGGTGAATTGAACAGCCAGCGTGTTATCGCCATTGGCGGGCCTAAAGCTAAATCTCCCCGTCTTATCCGTACTCTGTTGGGGGCAAGTACTGATGAGCTGGTGGTTAATGAAAAAGCCGATGGTCAGGTACGTGTCATTGCTGGATCTGTGTTGTACGGGGAAACAGCAACGGGTCCTCACGCTTATCTTGGACGCTATACCTCTCAACTGTCATTGGTGGAAGAAGGAACCGAGAAGGAGTTTTTTGGCTGGGTAATGCCTGGTGCCGATAAGTTCTCTATTACTCGTGCTTTCCTTAGTCATTTAACACCTTCTCGTTTATTCAATATGACCACCAGTACAGGCGGTTCTGAACGAGCAATGGTGCCTATCGGTAACTACGAACGAGTAATGCCGCTGGATATTCTGCCCACCATGCTGTTGCGGGATCTGCTGTCTGGCGATACTGACAGCGCCATGGCGCTCGGTGCGCTGGAACTGGATGAAGAAGACTTGGCGCTCTGCACTTTCGTTTGCCCTGGTAAGTATGACTATGGTTCCTACCTGCGTGACTGCTTGGATACCATTGAGAGGGAAGGCCTATGA
- a CDS encoding NADH:ubiquinone reductase (Na(+)-transporting) subunit B: MSLKDFLERIEPQFEKGGKYEKWYALYEAAATILYTPGKVNTGRTHVRDNLDLKRMMITVWACTFPAMFVGMYNIGLQAQLALVADHGTPDVWQVGLFQLFGAQLTANAGWTTLMWYGACFFLPIYAVTFAIGGIWEVLFAMVRGHEVNEGFFVTSILFALILPPTIPLWMVALGITFGVVVAKEVFGGTGRNFLNPALAGRAFLFFAYPLNMSGDTSWVVADGYSGATALSQAAAGKLSYAFDQSWWNAFLGFIPGSTGEVSTLAILIGGLIIIYTRIASWRIVGGVMVGMIAVSLLLNAVGSDTNPMFAMPWYWHLVLGGFAFGMMFMATDPVSASFTNKAKWAYGILIGAMAVFIRVINPAFPEGMMLAILFANLFAPLFDHFVVQANIKRRIARG, translated from the coding sequence ATGAGCTTGAAAGATTTTCTTGAGCGTATTGAACCGCAGTTTGAAAAGGGCGGTAAATACGAAAAATGGTATGCGCTCTATGAAGCCGCAGCGACCATTCTTTACACGCCAGGTAAGGTGAACACTGGGCGAACCCATGTGCGCGACAATCTGGATCTGAAGCGCATGATGATTACCGTGTGGGCGTGTACGTTCCCGGCAATGTTTGTGGGCATGTACAATATCGGCTTGCAGGCACAGCTGGCTTTAGTTGCGGATCATGGGACTCCAGACGTATGGCAGGTTGGTTTGTTTCAGTTGTTTGGTGCCCAACTCACCGCTAATGCGGGCTGGACCACACTGATGTGGTATGGCGCCTGTTTCTTCCTACCTATCTATGCTGTGACTTTTGCCATCGGCGGTATATGGGAAGTGTTATTTGCCATGGTGCGTGGACATGAAGTGAACGAAGGTTTCTTTGTTACTTCTATCCTGTTTGCGCTGATCCTGCCGCCCACTATTCCGTTGTGGATGGTTGCGTTAGGTATCACTTTCGGTGTTGTGGTGGCTAAAGAAGTCTTCGGCGGTACTGGCCGTAATTTCCTTAACCCAGCGTTGGCTGGCCGTGCATTTCTGTTCTTTGCCTATCCGCTCAATATGTCTGGTGATACCTCTTGGGTTGTGGCTGATGGTTATTCAGGTGCGACTGCGTTGAGTCAGGCGGCGGCAGGTAAGTTGAGTTATGCCTTTGATCAGAGCTGGTGGAACGCATTTCTTGGCTTTATTCCCGGCTCCACAGGTGAAGTTTCCACACTGGCAATTCTTATCGGTGGCTTGATTATCATTTACACCCGTATCGCGTCTTGGCGCATTGTGGGCGGCGTGATGGTCGGTATGATTGCCGTGTCACTGTTGTTGAATGCGGTGGGCTCTGACACCAATCCTATGTTTGCCATGCCTTGGTACTGGCATTTAGTGTTGGGTGGTTTTGCTTTCGGCATGATGTTTATGGCCACGGATCCGGTATCGGCTTCCTTCACCAATAAAGCCAAATGGGCATACGGTATCTTGATTGGTGCCATGGCGGTATTTATCCGGGTTATCAATCCGGCGTTCCCAGAAGGAATGATGTTGGCAATCTTGTTCGCCAACCTGTTTGCACCGTTATTTGACCATTTTGTGGTACAGGCGAATATCAAGCGGAGGATTGCTCGTGGCTAA
- a CDS encoding NADH:ubiquinone reductase (Na(+)-transporting) subunit D: MADTKELRQVLTGPILNNNPIALQVLGVCSALAVTSKLETALVMALALTAVTAFSNLFISLIRNHIPSSVRIIVQMTIIASLVIVVDQLLQAYAYNVSKQLSVFVGLIITNCIVMGRAEAYAMKSPPLMSFMDGIGNGLGYGAVLLTVGFFRELFGSGSLFGIQILQKISDGGWYQPNGLLLLPPSAFFLIGMLIWVIRTKKPEQVEAKG, encoded by the coding sequence ATGGCTGATACCAAAGAACTGAGACAGGTTCTGACTGGACCTATCCTCAATAATAACCCAATCGCGTTGCAGGTGTTGGGGGTTTGTAGTGCCTTGGCGGTCACCAGTAAGCTGGAAACTGCATTAGTGATGGCGCTGGCGCTCACTGCGGTAACTGCGTTTTCTAACTTGTTTATCTCGTTGATCCGTAATCATATCCCTAGCAGTGTTCGTATTATCGTACAGATGACGATTATCGCTTCGCTGGTAATTGTGGTTGATCAATTACTGCAAGCTTATGCCTATAACGTCTCCAAACAGTTATCAGTATTTGTGGGGCTCATTATCACAAACTGTATCGTTATGGGGCGCGCTGAAGCCTATGCTATGAAATCCCCACCATTGATGAGTTTTATGGATGGGATTGGTAATGGCTTAGGTTATGGTGCCGTGCTGTTAACCGTAGGCTTCTTCCGTGAGCTTTTCGGTAGTGGTTCCCTGTTTGGTATACAGATCCTGCAGAAGATTTCTGATGGCGGTTGGTATCAGCCCAATGGCTTGCTGCTGTTACCGCCCAGCGCCTTCTTCTTGATTGGTATGCTGATTTGGGTCATTCGTACTAAGAAACCCGAACAGGTTGAAGCGAAAGGATAA
- the nqrF gene encoding NADH:ubiquinone reductase (Na(+)-transporting) subunit F, protein MDILGIFKSTPLEVYLGVSMFTAIVLVLVLVILFAKSRLVSSGDITISINGDPEKAIKTAAGGKLLGVLADNGIFVSSACGGGGSCGQCRVKVKSGGGDILPTELNHINKGEAREGCRLSCQVNVKSDMDIELDESIFGVKKWECTVISNDNKATFIKELKLGIPDGETVPFRAGGYIQIEAPAHHVYYKDYDIPEKYRKDWDHFGFFKLESKVDEPVIRAYSMANYPEEFGIIMLNVRIATPPPRNLSLPCGKMSSYIWSLKPGDKVTISGPFGEFFAKKTDAEMVFIGGGAGMAPMRSHIFDQLKRLKTKRKMSFWYGARSKREMFYVEDFDMLAKENDNFNWYVALSDPQPEDDWDGYTGFIHNVLYENYLKSHEAPEDCEFYMCGPPVMNAAVIAMLKDLGVEDDNILLDDFGG, encoded by the coding sequence ATGGATATTCTTGGTATTTTTAAGTCCACTCCACTTGAGGTTTACCTCGGTGTGAGTATGTTCACCGCCATTGTACTGGTGCTGGTATTGGTGATCCTATTCGCCAAATCCAGACTGGTCTCCAGCGGTGATATTACAATTTCTATCAATGGCGATCCGGAAAAAGCCATCAAGACTGCGGCAGGTGGTAAGTTGCTTGGCGTTTTGGCGGATAATGGCATTTTCGTTTCGTCAGCGTGTGGTGGCGGTGGCTCCTGTGGCCAGTGCCGGGTGAAGGTGAAGTCTGGTGGCGGCGATATTCTGCCAACAGAACTCAACCATATTAATAAAGGTGAGGCTCGCGAGGGCTGTCGTCTGTCATGTCAGGTCAACGTAAAATCTGACATGGACATTGAACTGGACGAATCTATCTTCGGTGTCAAGAAGTGGGAATGTACGGTTATCTCCAATGACAACAAAGCCACCTTTATTAAAGAGTTGAAACTGGGGATCCCAGACGGCGAAACTGTACCGTTCCGTGCCGGTGGTTATATCCAGATTGAGGCTCCTGCCCATCACGTCTACTACAAGGACTATGATATCCCAGAGAAGTACCGCAAGGACTGGGATCATTTTGGCTTCTTCAAACTGGAGTCTAAAGTTGATGAGCCGGTAATCCGTGCATATTCAATGGCGAACTACCCAGAAGAGTTTGGCATTATCATGCTGAACGTCCGTATCGCAACGCCACCACCACGTAATCTGAGTTTGCCTTGCGGCAAAATGTCATCTTATATCTGGAGTCTCAAACCCGGTGATAAAGTGACTATTTCTGGTCCGTTTGGTGAGTTCTTCGCTAAGAAAACGGATGCTGAGATGGTGTTTATCGGTGGTGGTGCTGGTATGGCGCCAATGCGTTCACATATCTTTGATCAGCTCAAACGTCTCAAGACCAAGCGTAAGATGAGTTTCTGGTATGGCGCTCGCTCTAAACGCGAAATGTTCTATGTGGAAGATTTCGATATGCTGGCGAAAGAAAACGATAACTTTAACTGGTATGTCGCGCTGTCAGACCCGCAACCGGAAGATGATTGGGATGGCTACACTGGCTTTATTCATAATGTGCTTTATGAAAACTATTTAAAAAGTCATGAAGCGCCAGAGGACTGTGAGTTCTACATGTGTGGCCCTCCAGTAATGAATGCTGCCGTCATTGCCATGTTGAAAGATCTTGGTGTTGAAGACGATAATATTCTGCTGGATGACTTCGGCGGTTAA
- the nqrM gene encoding (Na+)-NQR maturation NqrM, with translation MSTFIAAFLFLLVFFLLMSIGYLLKRKTVQGSCGGLGALGIAKACDCDEPCDRRKARDAKEAKRQEYLAKHRII, from the coding sequence ATGAGTACATTCATAGCTGCATTTCTATTTTTGCTGGTGTTTTTTCTGCTGATGTCCATCGGCTACTTGCTTAAGCGTAAGACTGTGCAAGGAAGTTGTGGCGGACTTGGGGCGTTAGGCATTGCCAAAGCCTGTGATTGTGATGAACCTTGCGATCGGCGTAAGGCCAGAGACGCAAAAGAAGCCAAACGGCAGGAATATCTGGCTAAGCACCGTATCATCTGA
- the bfr gene encoding bacterioferritin gives MKGQPKVVAQLNKVLTCELTAINQYFLHARMFKNWGLEGLNHRSYKKSIQDMKHADKLIERVLFLEGLPNLQQLDKLRIGEHSEEMLSCDKLMLEAQLQLLRDSIHLCEAEHDYVSRDLLEDLLEDEEEHLDWLESQFELIRLTGIQNYLQSQLEEA, from the coding sequence ATGAAAGGTCAACCCAAAGTAGTCGCACAACTTAATAAAGTGCTGACTTGTGAGCTTACCGCTATAAATCAGTACTTTCTTCACGCCAGAATGTTTAAAAACTGGGGGCTTGAAGGCCTGAATCATCGCAGTTATAAAAAATCCATTCAGGATATGAAGCATGCCGATAAGCTGATTGAGCGGGTGTTGTTTCTTGAAGGCCTGCCCAATTTGCAACAGCTTGATAAATTGCGAATTGGCGAGCATAGCGAAGAGATGTTGTCTTGTGACAAACTGATGCTCGAAGCTCAGTTGCAGCTATTGCGCGATTCTATTCACTTATGTGAAGCTGAGCATGACTACGTAAGCCGAGATCTTCTGGAAGATCTTTTGGAAGACGAGGAAGAACACCTGGACTGGTTAGAATCTCAATTTGAACTTATACGCTTAACCGGCATTCAGAATTATCTGCAATCTCAACTAGAAGAAGCTTAA
- a CDS encoding methyl-accepting chemotaxis protein yields the protein MLQIRRSLSLQLVMTIAGALAILLTLVAALIVKTDSDETRTRIDSDISSMLDLKAQEIGSYFYAKGQIIHTIFSNPWVVDWFSNYQARGADLTNDSQYHELIKYFHFFSERDKDIKSVFLGSANTFEYFDLNGRYDGDPDYYTNKRPWWQEAIDKNGLFVADPAVDANDGTVSATVKTVVKDSSGRLIGIGGMDILIDTIGKNLLSPIKYQGEGQAFLMTEQGKLVYFPGFNKSFTPGTDLLQVDALSPDNHGFSALKQTMQAQGTGVAEVTYQGQLQHVSYVNISGDYPQVRWYLGFMLPDAVFQAPVKHKFWQTSLISIGIILLVGLVISLVLQPFRHHLKELLHALEDIAEGEGDLSRRIQMKREDELGRLSGAFNKFAAKVEDMLKETRQLTEEVDRGVDGSVAVCEQALSSVRAQKQQIASVATAATEMAHTSQEMAVGAQRTADSADAAQKQSLAGAQTVQKAASGMYTLSNQVNSAAAVIRELKHSSEEIGEVLSVIRAIAEQTNLLALNAAIEAARAGEQGRGFAVVADEVRTLASRTQDSTSNIQDIIQTLQSQALQAEQVMESGVEEANNGRELTVKVEAVLAEITAAIDEIQQQTAEMTSAIGQQAVVADEVARNIEEVREHSDESLTASEELVEQMKAFRSVSNALTDNIGRFRTS from the coding sequence ATGTTGCAAATTAGACGTTCATTAAGCCTACAGTTAGTCATGACAATCGCCGGCGCTTTGGCGATATTGCTGACTTTAGTTGCTGCTCTTATTGTTAAGACCGACAGTGATGAAACCCGTACTCGTATCGATAGCGATATTTCATCCATGTTGGATCTAAAAGCCCAGGAAATCGGCAGTTATTTTTATGCCAAAGGGCAGATCATCCATACGATTTTTTCCAATCCATGGGTGGTTGATTGGTTCTCGAACTACCAAGCACGCGGTGCAGATCTGACGAACGATAGCCAATACCATGAATTGATCAAATACTTCCATTTTTTCTCAGAACGCGATAAGGACATCAAATCTGTATTTCTGGGGTCGGCGAATACCTTCGAATACTTTGATTTGAACGGCCGTTATGATGGTGATCCTGATTATTACACCAATAAGCGCCCCTGGTGGCAGGAAGCTATTGATAAAAATGGCTTGTTTGTGGCCGATCCCGCTGTTGATGCTAACGATGGCACTGTCTCGGCCACGGTAAAAACGGTCGTCAAAGATAGTTCAGGTCGGCTGATTGGTATCGGTGGCATGGATATTCTTATCGATACCATTGGAAAAAACTTGTTGTCACCCATTAAATACCAAGGTGAAGGGCAAGCATTCTTGATGACTGAACAGGGGAAGCTGGTGTATTTCCCTGGTTTTAATAAATCCTTTACGCCGGGCACAGATTTGCTACAGGTTGATGCACTTTCCCCTGACAATCATGGGTTTTCGGCACTAAAGCAGACCATGCAAGCACAAGGCACTGGTGTGGCCGAGGTGACTTATCAAGGGCAGTTACAGCATGTCAGCTATGTCAATATCAGTGGCGATTATCCGCAGGTTCGTTGGTATTTAGGATTTATGTTGCCAGATGCGGTGTTTCAGGCACCCGTTAAACATAAATTCTGGCAGACCAGTTTGATCTCAATCGGCATTATTTTACTCGTGGGTTTAGTCATCAGTCTGGTATTACAACCATTCCGCCATCATCTGAAAGAGCTGTTGCACGCCTTAGAAGATATTGCAGAAGGCGAGGGAGACTTGTCTCGGCGGATCCAGATGAAACGCGAAGATGAACTAGGGCGCTTAAGTGGGGCTTTCAATAAATTTGCCGCCAAAGTTGAAGATATGTTGAAAGAGACCCGTCAGTTAACTGAAGAGGTTGATCGTGGCGTTGATGGTTCGGTAGCCGTTTGTGAGCAAGCCCTCAGCTCAGTACGGGCACAGAAACAGCAGATTGCATCAGTTGCCACCGCTGCAACAGAAATGGCCCATACCAGCCAGGAAATGGCGGTAGGTGCTCAGCGTACTGCCGATTCTGCCGATGCGGCGCAGAAGCAATCCTTAGCGGGTGCCCAAACAGTACAGAAAGCGGCTAGTGGCATGTACACCCTGTCTAATCAAGTTAACTCCGCAGCGGCGGTTATTCGTGAGCTTAAGCACAGCTCTGAAGAAATTGGTGAGGTTCTCAGCGTGATCCGTGCCATAGCAGAACAGACTAATCTGTTGGCACTTAATGCGGCAATTGAAGCGGCTAGAGCCGGTGAACAAGGTCGTGGTTTCGCTGTGGTTGCCGATGAAGTTCGCACGTTAGCCTCAAGAACCCAGGATTCTACCAGCAATATTCAGGATATTATTCAGACGCTACAATCTCAGGCATTGCAAGCTGAGCAGGTGATGGAAAGCGGGGTCGAAGAAGCTAATAACGGTAGAGAACTGACCGTCAAGGTCGAAGCCGTACTGGCTGAAATTACGGCTGCAATTGACGAGATCCAACAGCAAACTGCAGAAATGACATCCGCAATTGGGCAACAAGCGGTAGTGGCTGATGAAGTGGCGCGCAATATTGAAGAGGTGCGTGAGCATTCGGATGAATCACTCACGGCCAGCGAGGAGTTAGTTGAACAGATGAAGGCATTTCGTTCTGTCAGTAACGCATTGACTGACAATATCGGTCGTTTTCGTACTAGTTGA
- a CDS encoding SDR family oxidoreductase, translating to MNTPKVVLITGGGRGIGAATARLFARHHYAECINYKTNSETATKLADDIIANGGKCITVKADVAQETNVRRLFDTIDQTLGRLSVLVNNAGIIKKQMRLEEMNAERINTIFINNVTSYFLCCREAIKHMSTRHGGVGGVIVNVSSGAARSGSPNEYIDYAASKGAIDTLTKGLSLEVAAEGIRVNCVRPGLIYTDMHADGGEPGRIERLKDKIPLQRGGLAEEVAEAIYWLATEKSSFSTGNYIDVTGGL from the coding sequence ATGAATACACCCAAAGTGGTGCTTATTACCGGTGGTGGCCGAGGTATTGGTGCAGCAACGGCACGACTCTTTGCTCGTCATCACTATGCCGAGTGTATTAACTATAAAACCAATTCAGAAACAGCAACTAAACTCGCTGATGACATCATCGCCAACGGCGGTAAATGCATTACGGTTAAAGCGGATGTTGCTCAGGAAACGAACGTTAGGCGTTTGTTTGACACCATTGACCAAACATTGGGCAGGTTATCTGTGCTGGTAAATAATGCCGGGATTATCAAGAAGCAGATGCGCTTAGAAGAGATGAATGCAGAGAGGATCAATACCATCTTCATCAACAATGTTACGAGTTACTTTCTTTGTTGCCGTGAGGCCATCAAACACATGTCCACCCGTCATGGCGGCGTAGGTGGTGTTATTGTCAATGTTTCATCTGGCGCTGCTCGTTCTGGTTCACCTAATGAGTACATCGATTATGCTGCATCAAAAGGCGCCATAGATACTCTGACTAAAGGCCTATCGTTGGAAGTTGCCGCAGAGGGTATTCGAGTAAACTGCGTGCGCCCTGGGCTCATTTATACCGACATGCATGCTGATGGTGGCGAACCGGGAAGAATTGAAAGGCTTAAAGATAAAATTCCGCTACAACGAGGAGGTTTAGCGGAAGAAGTTGCTGAAGCCATCTATTGGCTAGCAACGGAAAAATCCTCATTTTCGACAGGTAACTATATCGATGTTACCGGCGGCTTATAG